In one window of Methanocorpusculum sp. DNA:
- the glyA gene encoding serine hydroxymethyltransferase, translating into MSSLALFDPEIFELINKEHKRQVEGLELIASENVVAREVMEAMGTILTNKYAEGYPGKRYYGGCEFHDQIENLARDRLCKLFGAEHANVQPHSGSQANEAVYLSCLKPGDKILSQSLNDGGHLSHGDPANMSGKCFNISFYGVDFDSERLDYGVIEELARKNRPDLIVCGASAYPREIDFKAFTEIAEDVGARSMADIAHISGLCCTGLHNSPVGITTYTTSTTHKTLRGPRGGVIMCDKEYANSIDKAVFPGMQGGPLMHVIAAKAVCFREALTEDYKEYAKQVVKNCKVLAATMEDNNFRLVSGGTDNHLCLLDLSDHNISGQQAEVALGKAGITVNKNTIPRQALSPFETSGIRIGTPTITTRGMKEEQCKQIGDWIAKVLNHIGDEKVIAGVKAEVTAFCLKYPLYPEIRNL; encoded by the coding sequence ATGTCGTCCCTGGCACTATTTGACCCGGAAATATTCGAGCTGATAAATAAAGAACACAAGCGCCAGGTTGAGGGGCTTGAACTGATCGCATCGGAAAATGTTGTCGCACGCGAAGTAATGGAGGCAATGGGAACTATTCTGACAAATAAATATGCAGAAGGTTACCCGGGAAAGCGTTATTACGGCGGCTGCGAATTCCATGACCAGATCGAAAATCTGGCACGCGACCGACTCTGCAAACTTTTCGGTGCAGAACACGCAAACGTTCAGCCGCACTCAGGCAGTCAGGCAAATGAAGCAGTGTACCTCTCATGTCTGAAGCCGGGAGATAAGATCCTGAGCCAGAGCCTGAATGACGGCGGTCACCTGTCCCATGGCGATCCGGCAAACATGTCGGGGAAATGCTTCAATATCTCATTTTACGGTGTCGACTTCGATTCCGAGCGGCTCGATTACGGCGTGATTGAGGAGCTCGCACGGAAAAACCGACCCGACCTTATCGTCTGCGGAGCATCGGCATATCCCCGTGAGATCGACTTCAAGGCATTCACGGAGATCGCGGAAGATGTCGGTGCCCGGTCAATGGCGGACATTGCCCACATCAGCGGACTCTGCTGCACCGGACTGCACAACTCTCCCGTCGGCATCACCACCTACACCACCTCAACGACCCATAAAACGCTCAGGGGACCCCGCGGCGGTGTGATCATGTGCGACAAAGAGTATGCGAACTCGATCGACAAAGCGGTCTTCCCCGGCATGCAGGGCGGACCTCTCATGCACGTGATCGCTGCCAAAGCCGTCTGTTTCCGTGAAGCGCTCACCGAAGACTACAAAGAGTACGCAAAACAGGTCGTCAAAAACTGTAAAGTGCTCGCCGCGACCATGGAAGACAACAACTTCCGGCTCGTCTCCGGCGGAACGGACAACCATCTCTGTCTTCTCGACCTCTCCGACCACAACATATCCGGTCAGCAGGCAGAAGTCGCTCTTGGAAAAGCCGGCATCACTGTCAACAAAAACACGATCCCGCGGCAGGCACTCTCCCCCTTCGAGACCTCCGGTATCCGGATCGGAACGCCGACCATCACCACCCGCGGTATGAAGGAAGAGCAGTGTAAACAGATCGGAGACT
- a CDS encoding NAD(P)/FAD-dependent oxidoreductase has protein sequence MIYVIGAGPAGRMASLRLAGAGKQVTLLERKAIGGTCIHDGCMLVCGLNDVARSINTISFLKNSGVIEGGAAVRFPEVIQKLEGVQRKLEIILERETKAAGVVIEYEANAEIRDGKLFVNGQLRKAEKIIIATGAGIHVPDIPGNDLAGIYTAKTLRTMSMLPKRLAIIGGGISAAEFAYIYAAFGCEVTIFCRSLLLPVLPESMMKAVHRDLANVTIIYGHIKQILGKDHVEGVRINGDDMPFDAVLFTTGMMPETSLFTGMAKNPDGSIKVDEKMETSVPGIYAAGDVTGAPYFTPVARLQGFAAADAILGHPRKVDLDQVPFTIVLGLDYTMCPPKKGVEGMTFSSPNIAGPESFWHVADGSVGSMHLTVSKEDGQILGFATSAPGTSIVGTYLGYLVRKGVTVHEFSPMLEVHPTPDGMYSMIRLAADSLDKQ, from the coding sequence ATGATCTACGTTATCGGGGCAGGACCTGCAGGGAGGATGGCATCTCTCCGCCTCGCCGGAGCAGGAAAACAGGTCACCCTTCTAGAGAGGAAGGCGATCGGCGGGACATGCATCCATGACGGATGCATGCTTGTCTGCGGGCTGAACGATGTTGCCCGCAGTATCAATACCATATCTTTTTTGAAAAATTCCGGAGTTATTGAGGGCGGCGCAGCCGTTCGGTTCCCGGAAGTGATCCAGAAACTCGAAGGGGTCCAGCGGAAACTGGAGATCATCCTCGAGCGGGAAACAAAAGCGGCAGGTGTCGTGATCGAGTATGAGGCAAATGCCGAGATCAGGGACGGAAAACTGTTCGTAAACGGTCAGCTGCGCAAGGCGGAAAAGATCATCATCGCCACCGGGGCAGGCATCCACGTCCCGGACATCCCGGGAAATGATCTTGCCGGAATCTACACGGCAAAGACACTCCGGACAATGTCTATGCTTCCAAAAAGGCTCGCTATTATCGGAGGAGGCATCTCTGCGGCCGAGTTCGCCTACATCTATGCGGCATTCGGGTGTGAAGTGACCATCTTCTGCAGGAGTCTGCTCCTGCCCGTTCTCCCCGAATCGATGATGAAAGCAGTACACCGTGATCTCGCAAATGTCACTATAATATACGGACATATAAAGCAGATCCTCGGAAAGGATCACGTCGAAGGTGTCCGTATAAACGGGGATGATATGCCCTTCGATGCGGTACTGTTCACGACCGGTATGATGCCGGAGACCTCACTTTTCACCGGCATGGCGAAAAATCCTGACGGTTCGATCAAAGTTGATGAAAAGATGGAGACATCGGTTCCCGGGATCTATGCAGCGGGCGATGTGACCGGCGCACCTTACTTCACTCCGGTCGCCCGGCTTCAGGGATTTGCGGCGGCCGACGCAATACTCGGACACCCGCGGAAAGTGGATCTTGATCAGGTCCCGTTCACGATCGTTCTTGGTCTGGATTACACCATGTGCCCCCCGAAAAAAGGTGTGGAAGGTATGACCTTCTCCTCACCCAACATCGCCGGACCCGAGTCGTTTTGGCATGTGGCGGACGGATCGGTGGGGTCCATGCATCTCACTGTTTCGAAGGAGGATGGACAGATATTGGGTTTTGCCACCTCGGCACCCGGCACGAGCATCGTCGGGACCTATCTCGGGTATCTGGTACGTAAAGGCGTGACCGTGCATGAATTCTCTCCTATGCTTGAAGTCCACCCGACGCCTGACGGGATGTACTCGATGATCCGGCTCGCAGCCGATTCCCTGGACAAACAGTAG
- the nadE gene encoding NAD(+) synthase, producing MTKVTCECIGCEIVKTKDLIRQTIWGANARGVVIGISGGLDSAVACSLCCKSLSPERVLGVNMPVSSNNPQDHEDAEELCRSLGVELITVPLEEVRSAFLAAPHITDTPVLRGNIAARLRMTTLYNIAAARGYLVCGTSNKTEYMIGYSTKWGDSAADIQPLLHLWKKDVYLFAKELGVPESIITKAPSAGFWEGQSDESELGMSYAELDAALIALEESGGVPKNSIEEKALGFIKCSEHKRAPAANRLFT from the coding sequence ATGACCAAAGTAACCTGTGAATGTATCGGATGCGAGATCGTGAAAACCAAAGACCTCATCAGACAGACCATCTGGGGAGCGAACGCCCGCGGAGTGGTCATCGGCATTTCCGGCGGACTCGACTCGGCGGTGGCCTGCTCACTCTGCTGTAAATCCCTCTCCCCCGAACGGGTGCTTGGCGTGAATATGCCGGTCTCGTCCAATAATCCGCAGGATCATGAAGATGCGGAAGAACTCTGCCGCAGTCTGGGCGTCGAGCTTATCACTGTCCCCCTGGAAGAGGTCAGATCAGCATTCCTTGCCGCCCCTCATATCACCGACACTCCTGTCCTTAGAGGAAATATTGCGGCACGTCTCAGGATGACCACATTATATAATATTGCCGCAGCCCGGGGATACCTCGTCTGCGGAACATCGAACAAAACCGAGTATATGATAGGGTATTCGACAAAGTGGGGCGACTCCGCGGCCGACATCCAGCCGCTCCTTCATCTCTGGAAAAAAGATGTTTATCTGTTTGCAAAAGAGCTGGGAGTCCCGGAATCGATCATCACAAAGGCCCCCAGCGCCGGATTCTGGGAAGGACAGAGTGACGAAAGCGAACTCGGGATGAGCTATGCCGAGCTGGATGCTGCGCTGATAGCTCTGGAAGAGAGTGGTGGTGTCCCGAAAAATTCCATCGAGGAGAAGGCACTTGGATTCATCAAATGTTCTGAACACAAACGGGCACCTGCAGCGAACCGGCTCTTCACCTGA
- a CDS encoding methyltransferase domain-containing protein: MIGPNRVIVHGHGREYYVKAGEGKLSTDLGMIDLAEVAGLENGDEILTHLGKTFYVLVPKATDFFAHGKRTGAPMMPKDIGMVMAYTGMCRRDRVLDAGTGSGIAAIFFGGCAGSVVTCEARPEFSKIAEGNIRDAGLDNVECRACDVLEVADGPYDIVHLDMQIQPEHVRHVYPLLKIGGYFATYTPFLEQTFCVMDTARELFGEESVLTFECMERELTRSKRGTRPSTRVSHTGYLTVCRKL; the protein is encoded by the coding sequence ATGATCGGACCAAACAGAGTCATCGTTCACGGACACGGACGAGAGTATTATGTGAAGGCCGGCGAGGGAAAACTCTCGACGGATCTGGGCATGATCGATCTTGCGGAAGTCGCGGGGCTGGAAAACGGGGATGAGATCCTGACCCATCTGGGTAAAACGTTCTACGTTCTCGTTCCCAAAGCAACGGACTTTTTTGCACATGGAAAACGGACCGGCGCCCCCATGATGCCAAAAGACATCGGCATGGTCATGGCATACACAGGGATGTGCCGGCGTGACCGCGTTCTGGATGCGGGAACGGGATCAGGGATCGCAGCCATCTTCTTCGGCGGATGTGCCGGTTCGGTCGTCACCTGCGAAGCACGACCGGAGTTCTCCAAAATAGCAGAGGGAAACATCCGGGACGCAGGACTGGACAACGTTGAGTGCCGGGCCTGCGATGTTCTGGAGGTCGCGGACGGACCATACGATATTGTCCATCTGGATATGCAGATCCAGCCCGAACACGTCAGGCACGTATACCCGCTCCTGAAGATCGGCGGATACTTCGCGACCTATACGCCGTTTCTGGAACAGACCTTCTGCGTCATGGACACAGCCCGGGAACTATTCGGCGAGGAGTCAGTCCTGACGTTTGAGTGCATGGAACGTGAACTCACCCGAAGTAAAAGGGGCACGAGACCGTCTACACGCGTCTCGCATACGGGATACCTGACGGTCTGCCGTAAACTCTGA
- a CDS encoding nascent polypeptide-associated complex protein: MMPGVNPKQMKAAMKKMGMKMDEIADVSKVVVYTASGNYVFLNAEVVGITMQGQTSYQLTGEVHFEETAVEIPESDVELVASQTSVSPETARAALVECNGDIAEAILKLTAV, translated from the coding sequence ATGATGCCAGGTGTAAATCCCAAACAGATGAAAGCAGCGATGAAAAAAATGGGCATGAAGATGGACGAGATCGCAGATGTCTCGAAAGTTGTGGTCTACACAGCGTCCGGAAATTATGTCTTTCTGAATGCCGAGGTCGTCGGCATCACCATGCAGGGTCAGACCTCGTATCAGCTCACGGGCGAGGTCCACTTCGAAGAGACCGCCGTCGAGATCCCTGAGTCGGATGTTGAATTGGTTGCTTCACAGACTTCCGTCTCACCGGAAACCGCCCGTGCTGCTCTTGTGGAGTGTAACGGGGACATTGCTGAGGCAATTTTAAAACTGACCGCTGTATGA
- a CDS encoding PUA domain-containing protein: MISSEELTSLWKGSLQRVRRIADFQFGRGAGEALFPDQVTFSYSTTKRVRYVSLANERLVTVRANDGRFTLGYPGAQALHAFLPAPANRVVIMEEAVPFVADGKNAMAKHVISSDPNIHAEDEVFVVDESDNLIATGMAVLSGSEMIGFNYGTAVKVRQGRNKK; this comes from the coding sequence ATGATTTCATCAGAAGAGTTAACGAGCTTGTGGAAGGGCAGTTTACAGCGGGTCCGAAGGATCGCTGACTTCCAGTTCGGGCGGGGCGCTGGAGAAGCTCTCTTTCCCGACCAGGTCACGTTTTCGTACTCGACCACAAAAAGGGTACGGTACGTGAGCCTGGCCAACGAACGGCTGGTCACTGTCCGCGCAAATGACGGGCGGTTCACGCTCGGGTATCCCGGAGCACAGGCTCTCCATGCGTTTCTGCCGGCCCCGGCAAACCGGGTCGTGATCATGGAAGAGGCGGTACCTTTCGTTGCCGACGGCAAAAATGCCATGGCAAAACACGTAATATCGAGTGATCCAAACATTCATGCAGAAGACGAAGTTTTTGTCGTCGATGAATCGGACAATCTGATCGCCACCGGGATGGCAGTACTTTCCGGAAGCGAAATGATCGGATTTAATTATGGAACAGCAGTAAAAGTTAGACAAGGAAGGAACAAAAAATGA
- a CDS encoding DHH family phosphoesterase encodes MGFVEDVSRAAKIIQEADAATLISHIDADGITSEAIISRAVTRQGIPVNPVFVRQLEPMTMKHIPDDDTLKIFTDLGGGQQNLLEEAGIPADNVLILDHHISQPAPGGTEYFQVNSQFYGEDYAKCSAAGIAYLVARKLDPANTDLAKLSVVGNVGDMMAREHHGLVGVARWIAEDGVDCGQVRISRGINCYGLSTRPLHICLSNSDDPLIPGISGKPAEAASLLSRIGIYQSPSEQRVWEELSPEEERTLASVLTEQIIANGESPDRLFAELYFFPDEMEKTPLRNASEYATMLNACGRWTKPKIGEAVCFGDRGQKYREAEHMLRHHRSIIRELCEYILETGVEDLGSIQSIHTGDKYPDTIVGIGAGMALSKLDTNKPILVMCSVSDEPDLIKVSMRTYEKVLRRGIDLQQALVTAAAEVGGAGGGHNIAAGAYIPKGCEHDFIRRVNELVEGQFTAGPKDR; translated from the coding sequence ATGGGATTCGTTGAAGATGTCAGCCGTGCCGCAAAAATAATTCAGGAAGCGGACGCCGCGACCCTCATCTCACACATAGACGCCGACGGGATCACCAGCGAAGCGATCATCTCGCGGGCAGTCACCCGACAGGGGATCCCGGTAAACCCGGTCTTCGTCCGCCAGCTCGAGCCGATGACCATGAAGCACATCCCGGATGACGACACCCTCAAGATCTTCACCGATCTGGGAGGCGGCCAGCAGAATCTTCTGGAAGAAGCCGGGATCCCGGCAGACAATGTCCTCATCCTTGACCACCACATAAGCCAGCCGGCACCCGGCGGCACTGAATACTTCCAGGTCAACTCACAGTTTTACGGCGAGGATTACGCAAAATGCAGTGCGGCGGGCATTGCCTATCTCGTCGCAAGAAAGCTCGACCCGGCAAACACAGATCTGGCAAAACTTTCTGTTGTTGGAAACGTCGGCGATATGATGGCGCGGGAGCATCACGGACTGGTTGGGGTCGCCCGGTGGATCGCGGAGGATGGAGTCGACTGCGGGCAGGTCAGAATCAGCCGCGGGATAAATTGTTACGGCCTCTCAACAAGACCGCTCCACATCTGCCTCTCGAACTCCGATGACCCACTGATTCCCGGCATCTCCGGAAAACCCGCCGAGGCTGCCTCCCTGCTCAGCAGGATCGGGATCTACCAGTCGCCTTCCGAACAGAGGGTCTGGGAGGAACTCTCCCCTGAGGAGGAACGGACACTTGCAAGCGTTCTCACCGAGCAGATCATTGCGAACGGCGAGTCGCCTGACCGGCTGTTTGCCGAGCTCTACTTCTTCCCGGACGAGATGGAAAAGACACCGCTGAGAAATGCCTCCGAGTATGCCACAATGCTGAACGCCTGCGGGCGGTGGACCAAGCCGAAGATCGGCGAGGCAGTCTGCTTCGGGGACCGGGGACAAAAGTATCGGGAAGCCGAGCATATGCTCAGACACCACCGGTCCATCATCCGCGAACTCTGCGAGTACATCCTCGAAACCGGCGTGGAGGATCTGGGATCCATCCAGTCGATCCATACCGGCGATAAGTATCCTGACACGATCGTCGGGATCGGGGCCGGGATGGCCCTCTCAAAACTCGACACCAACAAACCGATCCTCGTAATGTGCAGTGTTTCCGATGAACCTGACCTCATCAAAGTCTCGATGCGGACCTATGAAAAGGTCCTGCGCCGGGGGATCGATCTGCAGCAAGCTCTGGTCACGGCAGCCGCCGAGGTGGGGGGCGCAGGCGGAGGGCATAATATTGCAGCCGGCGCATATATCCCCAAAGGATGCGAGCATGATTTCATCAGAAGAGTTAACGAGCTTGTGGAAGGGCAGTTTACAGCGGGTCCGAAGGATCGCTGA
- a CDS encoding NAD(P)H-hydrate dehydratase has translation MRDLVQFGLSGVVSPETMRVVDKNADEYGVSAAQRMESAGCVLASAVRSEDPESVLILCGTGNNGGDGFVCARHLAKEYSVKVIFTGDAKTPEARAAFSALEGCPAELASSWSAEDFSADVIVDALLGTGASLPLREPYASLVDMMNMAKGRVLACDMPTPGVRADRVIAFHLAKTEGAEVYSIGIPFAAEVFCGKGDRLPVPEKPSGAHKGWAGYVLVIGGGPYQGAPFLAGCAALRSGADVVRVATPVDGFMPDLILERLPGNKVGKEHLDRLLVLVKNADVVIAGPGLGADPESLEVASQIVSAAKRAVVDADLLRNPLPRAREQTIYTPHAGEFARIFCPVPEKLSDRGVVVREAAKRAGGTVILKGAIDVISDGSRVKFNRSGAPGMTTGGTGDVLSGVCGGLLARMDAFPAACAAVYAAGKAGELADEDTGDGLIASDLLRHLAYIVYKEK, from the coding sequence ATGCGGGATCTGGTTCAGTTCGGTCTGTCCGGCGTAGTTTCGCCGGAGACGATGCGTGTCGTTGATAAAAACGCGGATGAGTATGGCGTCTCTGCGGCTCAGCGCATGGAAAGTGCGGGCTGTGTCCTCGCATCGGCCGTCCGGTCCGAGGATCCTGAGTCTGTTTTGATCCTCTGCGGAACAGGTAACAATGGGGGTGACGGTTTTGTCTGCGCCCGTCATCTGGCAAAGGAGTATTCCGTGAAGGTGATCTTCACCGGAGACGCAAAGACGCCAGAGGCACGGGCGGCGTTTTCCGCACTGGAAGGCTGTCCGGCGGAGCTCGCTTCATCCTGGTCTGCCGAGGATTTTTCCGCAGATGTGATCGTGGACGCCCTGCTTGGTACCGGTGCATCCCTCCCGCTCAGAGAGCCGTATGCCTCCCTCGTGGATATGATGAATATGGCAAAGGGTCGTGTTCTCGCCTGCGATATGCCGACGCCCGGGGTCAGGGCGGACCGGGTGATCGCTTTTCATCTGGCAAAGACCGAAGGTGCCGAGGTGTATAGTATCGGGATCCCGTTCGCGGCTGAGGTTTTCTGCGGGAAGGGCGATCGTCTTCCCGTTCCGGAAAAGCCGTCCGGGGCGCACAAGGGCTGGGCAGGTTACGTGCTCGTGATCGGCGGGGGGCCTTATCAGGGTGCGCCGTTTCTGGCAGGGTGTGCTGCTCTCCGTTCGGGCGCGGACGTTGTCCGTGTGGCAACTCCCGTTGACGGGTTTATGCCTGACCTCATCCTCGAGAGACTACCTGGCAATAAAGTGGGTAAGGAACATCTGGACCGGCTGCTTGTTTTAGTAAAGAATGCGGATGTGGTGATCGCCGGACCTGGTCTCGGCGCAGACCCTGAAAGTCTTGAGGTTGCTTCGCAAATTGTTTCCGCCGCGAAACGGGCGGTGGTGGACGCAGATCTCCTGCGAAATCCTCTGCCGCGGGCACGGGAACAAACGATCTACACCCCGCATGCAGGCGAGTTTGCCCGGATCTTCTGTCCGGTTCCGGAGAAGCTCAGTGATAGGGGGGTCGTCGTGCGGGAAGCGGCGAAACGTGCCGGCGGAACGGTCATTCTGAAAGGGGCGATCGATGTGATCTCGGACGGTTCCCGGGTGAAGTTCAACCGATCCGGTGCTCCGGGCATGACCACGGGCGGCACCGGCGATGTCCTCTCAGGTGTCTGCGGGGGGCTTCTTGCACGGATGGATGCCTTTCCGGCCGCCTGCGCCGCGGTGTATGCCGCGGGAAAGGCTGGGGAATTGGCTGATGAGGACACCGGAGATGGTTTAATCGCAAGCGATTTACTAAGGCACCTTGCATACATAGTGTATAAGGAGAAATGA
- the moaC gene encoding cyclic pyranopterin monophosphate synthase MoaC: MPVFTHLNENNEVHMVDVTPKPDVSREATAKGRIYLRPETLAAIAEGRVLKGNVLATAQVAGTLAVKQTWALIPMCHPLPVGGVTIWFEQTNEYIEAFCRVKTYGKTGIEMESLTGVSLALLTIWDMVKSAEKDEAGQYPVTRIDGISVIEKKKGVLQ; encoded by the coding sequence ATGCCGGTTTTTACTCATCTGAATGAAAATAATGAGGTCCATATGGTGGATGTGACGCCAAAGCCCGATGTTTCCCGTGAAGCGACCGCAAAAGGGCGGATATATCTTCGGCCCGAGACGCTTGCGGCGATCGCCGAAGGAAGGGTCCTGAAAGGAAATGTGCTTGCGACGGCACAGGTGGCAGGGACCCTCGCGGTAAAACAGACATGGGCACTTATCCCGATGTGCCATCCCCTCCCGGTCGGCGGGGTGACGATCTGGTTTGAGCAGACGAATGAGTACATCGAGGCGTTCTGCCGGGTAAAAACCTACGGAAAGACCGGTATCGAGATGGAATCTCTGACAGGAGTCTCGCTTGCACTTCTGACGATCTGGGATATGGTCAAGTCCGCGGAGAAGGATGAGGCCGGCCAGTATCCGGTGACCCGGATCGACGGGATCTCTGTCATAGAGAAGAAAAAGGGCGTTTTGCAGTAA